One Pelobates fuscus isolate aPelFus1 chromosome 8, aPelFus1.pri, whole genome shotgun sequence genomic window carries:
- the LOC134572091 gene encoding uncharacterized protein LOC134572091 codes for MFGFLGNGKSSFINTCKYVWDEGEFINHTGASGDHGGHTLMRIAYPLTKTITLVDNRGCAKLNSFETGELYAQLANLLPLNDQVEWLKGSQLVEKIKQTERYVRASDFIFPVLVHSVKMSLTPEEINIFRRLLPNARDITGIFPIVVLTHKTKGNVAEQEKIFRNLGVERIFSFENYTNRDHIKTRGRHEDVLKFLLEVIKDVQFQIAQTREPERDLLLRKKMLYNLISQQTEEEQRQKLEERKLRQKMGQLRRPGGRGYDNE; via the exons ATGTTTGGGTTTTTGGGTAACGGAAAGTCCTCCTTTATTAACACATGTAAATACGTCTGGGATGAGGGAGAGTTCATCAATCATACAGGAGCAAGTGGCGATCATGGAGGACACACCTTGATGAGAATAGCCTACCCACTTACAAAGACCATCACACTGGTGGATAACCGTGGATGTGCCAAGCTGAAcagttttgagactggagaactCTATGCCCAGCTTG CTAATCTATTACCCCTGAATGATCAGGTGGAGTGGCTCAAAGGATCTCAACTTGTGGAGAAAATAAAACAGACGGAAAGATATGTACGAGCCTCCGATTTCATTTTCCCAGTACTGGTACATAG tgtgaagATGTCCCTAACTCCTGAGGAAATTAATATATTCAGGAGATTGCTTCCAAACGCTAGAGATATAACAG GGATCTTCCCGATTGTTGTTCTCACCCATAAAACCAAAGGAAATGTTGCTGAGCAAGAGAAGATTTTTAGAAATCTTGGTGTGGAGAGAATCTTTTCATTTGAGAATTATACCAACAGAGATCATATAAAGACACGAGGAAGACATGAAGATGTCCTGAAGTTCCTACTTGAAGTTATTAAGGACGTGCAGTTTCAGATTGCTCAGACACGAGAACCAGAAAGAGATCTACTGCTACGAAAGAAAATGCTATATAATTTAATTAGCCAGCAAACAGAAGAAGAACAGAGACAGAAACTGGAGGAACGAAAACTGAGACAGAAAATGGGCCAACTGAGGAGACCAGGAGGCAGGGGTTATGATAATGAATGA
- the LOC134572090 gene encoding uncharacterized protein LOC134572090 has translation MKDFAFSSKPLETTFNKQHSDMDDISRLRRNIQSFDFHHCSLGSQGFDRVLIQLFGFAGHGKSSFINTCKYVWDDGEFRNIAQAGRDDGARTTERISYELTKNITLVDNRGCFKMDDYEKGEIFAQLANLLPVDDPVEWNKGLVLMDRIFEAEYRINTSDFIVPIFIYSVTKSIASAEINGLRELLTVARDLTGIFPLVVLTHQTHGNVAKAQSLFRDMGVERIFTIENYTPEDHIKTRGRHEEVLKILNEVIKDVKFRMRDQQNPVMKLRERMQYMFKYVYERELRIREEVKELEKVMQLNLMAMALKKTKTESEMEREQDEIRHEQEKRRLKEEMEKENEKERQLLEMEMKKLQEELERFDLKNKNKKTNKQKKEPCALQ, from the exons ATGAAGGACTTTGCCTTTTCTTCTAAACCTTTAGAAACCACATTTAACAAACAACATTCAGACATGGACGATATATCTCGGCTGAGACGTAACATTCAAAGCTTTGACTTCCATCACTGTAGTCTAGGATCCCAGGGGTTTGATCGAGTGCTCATTCAGCTTTTTGGGTTTGCGGGTCATGGAAAGTCCTCCTTTATTAACACCTGTAAGTATGTCTGGGATGATGGAGAGTTCAGGAACATAGCACAGGCTGGAAGAGATGACGGTGCTCGGACCACGGAAAGAATATCATATGAACTGACAAAAAACATCACTCTGGTGGACAATCGTGGCTGTTTCAAAATGGATGATTACGAGAAGGGAGAAATCTTTGCTCAACTCG CTAATTTACTTCCAGTGGATGATCCCGTCGAATGGAACAAGGGATTGGTACTTATGGACCGGATATTTGAGGCAGAATATCGAATAAATACCTCTGACTTTATCGTTCCTATATTTATCTACAG TGTGACGAAATCCATAGCATCTGCTGAGATAAATGGACTACGAGAGTTGCTCACAGTGGCTAGAGATCTGACAG GAATATTTCCACTCGTTGTTCTAACCCATCAAACACACGGGAATGTGGCCAAAGCCCAGAGCCTTTTCAGGGATATGGGGGTGGAGCGGATCTTTACAATAGAGAATTATACCCCAGAGGATCACATAAAGACACGAGGAAGACATGAAGAAGTCCTGAAGATCTTAAATGAGGTCATTAAAGATGTCAAATTCCGAATGAGAGATCAGCAAAATCCAGTGATGAAACTGAGAGAGCGGATGCAATACATGTTCAAATATGTCTATGAACGTGAATTAAGAATACGGGAAGAGGTAAAGGAATTGGAGAAAGTGATGCAGCTAAACCTGATGGCCATGGCATTAAAGAAAACGAAGACAGAATCTGAAATGGAACGAGAACAGGATGAAATAAGACACGAACAAGAAAAGAGACGCCTTAAAgaggaaatggaaaaagaaaacgAGAAGGAAAGACAGTTACTGGAAATGGAGATGAAGAAACTTCAGGAGGAGCTGGAGAGGTTTGACTtgaaaaacaagaacaaaaaaacaaacaaacaaaagaaagagCCGTGTGCGTTACAGTGA